The Euphorbia lathyris chromosome 2, ddEupLath1.1, whole genome shotgun sequence genome includes a window with the following:
- the LOC136217632 gene encoding uncharacterized protein isoform X2: MVCIRQIPEGAKQSGCSKKLETKKNAKTRKEAKASSSVLEHPNCVIKLTPGDVKKSRLYIPWSFTRELDLRRRNYSVILKDEEENCWPATLSYRSTGTRKEKRKQRTRKPSLGLA, encoded by the exons ATGGTGTGTATAAGG CAAATTCCTGAAGGAGCAAAACAATCTGGCTGCT CAAAGAAATTGGAAACAAAGAAGAATGCGAAAACTAGAAAAGAAGCAAAAGCTAGCTCCTCTGTCCTTGAACATCCTAATTGTGTAATTAAGCTCACACCAGGCGACGTCAAGAAATCTAGATTG TATATTCCATGGAGCTTTACAAGAGAACTTGATCTACGCCGTCGAAATTATTCGGTGATTCTTAAGGATGAAGAGGAAAATTGTTGGCCTGCAACACTTTCATACAGAAGTACAG ggacaagaaaggaaaaaagaaaacaaagaacCAGAAAGCCTAgcctgggattagcctag
- the LOC136217632 gene encoding uncharacterized protein isoform X1, whose product MPRSSPAMGFTFALQQIPEGAKQSGCSKKLETKKNAKTRKEAKASSSVLEHPNCVIKLTPGDVKKSRLYIPWSFTRELDLRRRNYSVILKDEEENCWPATLSYRSTGTRKEKRKQRTRKPSLGLA is encoded by the exons ATGCCAAGGAGTTCTCCAGCAATGGGTTTCACATTTGCATTGCAG CAAATTCCTGAAGGAGCAAAACAATCTGGCTGCT CAAAGAAATTGGAAACAAAGAAGAATGCGAAAACTAGAAAAGAAGCAAAAGCTAGCTCCTCTGTCCTTGAACATCCTAATTGTGTAATTAAGCTCACACCAGGCGACGTCAAGAAATCTAGATTG TATATTCCATGGAGCTTTACAAGAGAACTTGATCTACGCCGTCGAAATTATTCGGTGATTCTTAAGGATGAAGAGGAAAATTGTTGGCCTGCAACACTTTCATACAGAAGTACAG ggacaagaaaggaaaaaagaaaacaaagaacCAGAAAGCCTAgcctgggattagcctag